A window of Methanoregula sp. genomic DNA:
TTTTTTCGAATGATTTCTTCATCAGTAAATCCATTTTTTGTTTTTATGTCGTAATGTAATTTAATAAAATTCGACTCAATGTCTTTATACGGACTGCATACTTTTTCACTAAGGAAAAAAAGGCCTCCTGGGGGGAGTGCAGAATATATCTTTTCTAAGCAATGTTTTCTCAAAGGTATTGGAATAAATTGTAGTGTAAATACCGCTAAGACGATGTCAGAATGTGGTAACTCTATATCAATAAGATCGCCAAAAATGTAGTGGATGTTATCTATCCCACAACATTCACGCTTAGCTTGTATAAGCATATCTTCGGAACTATCAATATAATAATATGTGGGATGGTAAAACCCTATTTTCGCATTAATTTCACGAATACAATATCCAGTTGCTCCACCGATATCAGTAATAATAATCTTTTCTTTAGGATGAAGTTTGATATAATCGCTAATTATATCATGCATATCAATATAATATGGTACTGAACGTGAAATATGATCATTGAATATTGGTGCGATAGTTAAATCAAATTTCCACTTGGAGTTCATTTTTTGACTCGTAATACTAAGGAAAGACCATTCACTTGTTTTTTTTGATTGAATGACCAGAATTTTTTATGTTCGGATCGAAGTATAACAAAATCAGAGAACAATGAAAATATATCTTCATCATTATAATGATGGAACATTATTCCACTATTTCCAAGAATTATCCCATTTTCACCGTAAATCTCTTCACTTAAATTATATTTCTCTAATGATAACGTGTCGCTGTTTTTAGAATACATATTTACAAAAAGATATCCGTCTGATTTTAAACTCAACCTAATATTATGAATCACATTTTTTATATCTTCCATAAAGAGAATACAGTCTAAAACTCCTAATGCGATGATTACATTATATTCATTTTGGGGATAATCTAATAATCTAATATCACAATTGATTAATTCTGTTTTGGAGAGTATTTTTTTTGCTCTATTTAATTGAACTATTGAAGAGTCAATACCTGTCAGATTAAAATATCCTTCGTTTTCAAGAAGAGATAGTATACGACCATAGCCACACCCTAATTCAAGTATCTTAAAACTCTTAGGTATTAGTTGTTTAAAATATAATATATCAAATGGTGTTGTTGCCTTGAATTCCGGATAATCATCCCAAGTATTTAGCATCCAACATAACCTTTTTATTATATTTTTTCAATAGATCATTAAATCTGTTTAATTTTAAAGAACCACAACCATCACACATCATTA
This region includes:
- a CDS encoding methyltransferase domain-containing protein; protein product: MNSKWKFDLTIAPIFNDHISRSVPYYIDMHDIISDYIKLHPKEKIIITDIGGATGYCIREINAKIGFYHPTYYYIDSSEDMLIQAKRECCGIDNIHYIFGDLIDIELPHSDIVLAVFTLQFIPIPLRKHCLEKIYSALPPGGLFFLSEKVCSPYKDIESNFIKLHYDIKTKNGFTDEEIIRKKESLIDVMWTLPPDKYISELSSIGFSKIEILFKCLNFLCFLCVK
- a CDS encoding class I SAM-dependent methyltransferase, with the protein product MLNTWDDYPEFKATTPFDILYFKQLIPKSFKILELGCGYGRILSLLENEGYFNLTGIDSSIVQLNRAKKILSKTELINCDIRLLDYPQNEYNVIIALGVLDCILFMEDIKNVIHNIRLSLKSDGYLFVNMYSKNSDTLSLEKYNLSEEIYGENGIILGNSGIMFHHYNDEDIFSLFSDFVILRSEHKKFWSFNQKKQVNGLSLVLRVKK